The following coding sequences lie in one Streptomyces venezuelae genomic window:
- a CDS encoding acetoacetate decarboxylase family protein codes for MARIRYGARDEAEIAAARAASSRLPDIWSTGVVAVWETDPDVVAAVLPPPLKSAGRPLVRANISKVDLPGYPLGAGSVAVAAEHGGVAGWYPLVMPMTHERALIGGREVFGEPKKLGEVEVERDGLVVRARLARHGIAFVEVRGAVSGDLPLPEPTQKTDFYFKFLPAVDGSGFDAEPVLVHCVRNEKVRKLEAVTGDVVLRESMYDPVADLPVRSLVEITIGEKTTDQQGRVVERVSAQSLLPYIHQRYDDPAQILDGPPEGSA; via the coding sequence ATGGCACGTATTCGCTACGGAGCACGTGACGAGGCGGAGATCGCCGCCGCACGGGCCGCGAGTTCCAGGCTCCCCGACATCTGGTCCACGGGTGTCGTGGCCGTCTGGGAGACGGACCCGGACGTGGTCGCCGCGGTCCTCCCGCCGCCGCTGAAGTCCGCCGGACGGCCGCTCGTGCGGGCGAACATCAGCAAGGTCGACCTGCCGGGCTATCCGCTGGGCGCGGGCTCGGTCGCCGTCGCCGCCGAGCACGGGGGAGTGGCGGGCTGGTATCCGCTGGTGATGCCGATGACCCACGAGCGTGCCCTCATCGGCGGGCGCGAGGTGTTCGGGGAGCCGAAGAAGCTCGGCGAGGTGGAGGTCGAGCGGGACGGCCTGGTGGTACGGGCCCGCCTCGCCCGGCACGGCATCGCCTTCGTGGAGGTGCGGGGCGCGGTCAGCGGCGACCTGCCGCTGCCCGAGCCGACCCAGAAGACCGACTTCTACTTCAAGTTCCTGCCCGCGGTGGACGGTTCGGGCTTCGACGCGGAACCGGTGCTCGTGCACTGCGTACGCAACGAGAAGGTCCGCAAGCTGGAGGCCGTCACCGGGGACGTGGTGCTGCGCGAGTCGATGTACGACCCCGTGGCCGACCTGCCGGTGCGCTCCCTCGTCGAGATCACCATCGGCGAGAAGACCACCGACCAGCAGGGCCGCGTCGTCGAGCGCGTCAGCGCGCAGTCCCTGCTGCCCTACATCCACCAGCGCTACGACGACCCCGCGCAGATCCTCGACGGCCCGCCCGAGGGGAGCGCCTGA
- a CDS encoding DEDDh family exonuclease has protein sequence MLEDRTTAASAVPWPAAYPTGYAVVDVETTGLARDDRIVSAAVYRVSARGDIEDHWYTLVNPQRDPGPVWIHGLTSEMLADAPLFKDVAEEFAARLDGRVLVAHNAVFDWSMIAREYARAERTAPVRQRLCTIALSKELALPLPNHKLESLAAHFGVEQRHAHNALDDARVLAEAFRPSLLAAAGGNVRLPLLECRPLTEWSDGAPRIVRQSTGPTPASSYRPGSWRPSRKRPPCPYPNPGRYEPGKPLKQGMRVAFSGDTSVERELLEDRAVEAGLHIATSVSRLTSLLVTNDPDSGTSKTVKARSFGTPVIDEAAFGQLLQDVAPATEP, from the coding sequence ATGCTCGAAGACCGCACGACCGCAGCGTCCGCAGTGCCCTGGCCGGCCGCGTATCCAACGGGGTACGCGGTCGTCGACGTGGAGACCACCGGCCTGGCCCGCGACGACCGCATAGTGTCGGCCGCCGTCTACCGCGTGAGCGCCCGCGGCGACATCGAGGACCACTGGTACACGCTGGTGAACCCCCAGCGCGACCCGGGCCCCGTCTGGATCCACGGGCTCACCAGCGAGATGCTCGCGGACGCCCCGCTCTTCAAGGACGTCGCCGAGGAGTTCGCGGCCCGCCTCGACGGACGTGTCCTCGTCGCGCACAACGCCGTCTTCGACTGGTCGATGATCGCGAGGGAGTACGCGCGCGCGGAGCGCACCGCCCCCGTGCGCCAACGCCTGTGCACCATCGCGCTCTCCAAGGAGCTCGCGCTCCCGCTGCCCAACCACAAGCTGGAGTCCCTGGCCGCGCACTTCGGCGTCGAGCAGCGCCACGCGCACAACGCCCTGGACGACGCGCGCGTGCTGGCCGAGGCGTTCCGTCCCAGTCTGCTGGCGGCGGCCGGCGGCAATGTCCGCCTGCCGCTCCTGGAGTGCAGGCCGCTCACCGAGTGGTCGGACGGCGCGCCCCGCATCGTCCGCCAGTCGACGGGCCCGACGCCCGCCTCGTCGTACCGGCCCGGAAGTTGGCGCCCCTCGCGGAAGCGCCCGCCGTGCCCGTACCCGAACCCGGGGCGTTACGAACCGGGCAAACCGCTCAAGCAGGGCATGCGGGTCGCGTTCTCCGGGGACACCTCCGTGGAACGTGAACTCCTGGAGGACCGCGCGGTGGAGGCCGGGCTGCACATCGCGACGAGTGTGTCGCGCCTCACGAGCCTGCTCGTCACGAACGACCCGGACTCCGGCACCTCCAAGACCGTCAAGGCCCGCTCGTTCGGCACGCCCGTCATCGACGAGGCGGCGTTCGGACAGCTCCTCCAGGACGTGGCGCCCGCCACGGAGCCATAA
- a CDS encoding TetR/AcrR family transcriptional regulator, protein MKGKETRTQLNRAVVLDTAAHLVKRHGPQALTMRALAAELGTAVTSIYWHVGNRESLLDALVERTLADLGEIRATGRTPVQRVASVARALRHQLLDHPHLVAMVHERGLTERMFLPAQRTLVHEVHEAGLRGARAAEAVRAVQVHVVGHVLVERARERAPVQRPGEEELWTEQTAEQDAALARALAGPVDPEAVFATSVRALVAGLLGPGP, encoded by the coding sequence GTGAAGGGTAAAGAGACGCGCACGCAGCTGAACCGGGCCGTCGTGCTCGACACCGCCGCGCACCTCGTCAAGCGGCACGGTCCGCAGGCCCTGACGATGCGGGCGCTCGCCGCCGAGCTCGGCACCGCCGTCACCTCCATCTACTGGCACGTCGGCAACCGCGAGTCGCTCCTGGACGCCCTCGTCGAGCGCACCCTCGCCGACCTCGGCGAGATCCGCGCCACAGGACGCACCCCCGTCCAGCGCGTCGCCTCCGTGGCCCGCGCCCTGCGCCATCAGCTCCTCGACCACCCGCACCTCGTCGCGATGGTCCACGAACGCGGCCTGACGGAAAGGATGTTCCTGCCCGCCCAGCGCACCCTCGTCCACGAGGTCCACGAGGCGGGGCTGCGCGGCGCTCGCGCAGCCGAGGCCGTGCGCGCCGTCCAGGTCCACGTCGTCGGTCATGTCCTCGTCGAGCGGGCCCGCGAACGGGCGCCCGTGCAGCGGCCCGGCGAGGAGGAGTTGTGGACGGAGCAGACGGCGGAGCAGGACGCCGCGCTCGCCCGCGCGCTCGCGGGACCGGTCGATCCGGAGGCGGTTTTCGCCACCTCCGTGAGGGCTCTGGTGGCCGGGCTTCTCGGACCGGGGCCCTGA
- a CDS encoding sterol desaturase family protein, with protein MSPNLPDVVLWSIPAFVLLTVVEIVSHRIHPDEDAAGYETKDAATSITMGLGSLVFDFLWKIPIVAIYSGVYALTPLRVPVLWWTIPLMLLAQDFFYYWSHRGHHVIRVLWACHVVHHSSEKFNLTTALRQPWTSLTVWPFYLPLIALGVHPAALAFCSSANLVYQFWIHTERIGKLPRPVEYVFNTPSHHRVHHASQGGYLDRNFGGILIIWDRVFGSWVAETDRPVYGLTKNIHTYNPLRVATHEYAAIARDLKAATGWRERAGRVFGGPGWQPAAPEAAETTPEASPTAALPASDTPVPERAA; from the coding sequence ATGTCCCCGAACCTGCCCGATGTCGTGCTGTGGTCCATCCCGGCCTTCGTGCTGCTCACCGTCGTCGAGATCGTGAGCCACCGGATCCATCCCGACGAGGATGCCGCGGGGTACGAGACCAAGGACGCCGCGACCAGCATCACCATGGGGCTCGGCAGCCTCGTCTTCGACTTCCTGTGGAAGATCCCCATCGTCGCGATCTACTCGGGCGTGTACGCGCTGACGCCGCTGCGCGTGCCCGTCCTGTGGTGGACGATCCCGCTGATGCTCCTCGCGCAGGACTTCTTCTACTACTGGTCGCACCGCGGCCACCACGTGATCCGCGTCCTGTGGGCCTGTCACGTGGTGCACCACTCCAGCGAGAAGTTCAACCTCACCACCGCGCTCCGCCAGCCCTGGACGAGCCTGACGGTGTGGCCGTTCTACCTGCCGCTGATCGCCCTCGGCGTCCACCCGGCGGCGCTCGCGTTCTGCTCGTCGGCCAACCTGGTCTACCAGTTCTGGATCCACACCGAGCGCATCGGGAAACTGCCCCGTCCCGTCGAGTACGTCTTCAACACGCCCTCGCACCACCGCGTGCACCACGCGTCCCAGGGCGGCTACCTCGACCGCAACTTCGGCGGCATCCTGATCATCTGGGACCGCGTGTTCGGCTCCTGGGTCGCCGAGACCGACCGTCCCGTGTACGGGCTCACGAAGAACATCCACACGTACAACCCGCTGCGCGTGGCCACCCACGAGTACGCCGCCATCGCCAGGGACCTGAAGGCGGCCACCGGTTGGCGCGAACGGGCGGGACGCGTCTTCGGAGGCCCTGGCTGGCAGCCGGCGGCCCCTGAGGCTGCGGAAACCACCCCCGAGGCGTCCCCGACAGCAGCCCTGCCCGCCTCCGACACCCCCGTCCCGGAGCGCGCCGCGTGA
- a CDS encoding amidohydrolase family protein, translated as MSAQDPYLIISSDCHAGLPTEEYRPYLDRRFHRDFDDFLGERDARREEATRLGIRNDAFAAKWFQDNEEGLRGGWDAAQRLKELDGDGVAAEVVFPDADAVDSRTAAPFGVGLGLSGDQDPELGMAGAQAHNRWLADFVSEHPERHCGVALLPITGDVDRVVAEIHRAKESGLGALMIPSMWVDKAPYHDRRYDPVWAAAAECAMPVVTHSGAAPRHEYGDHLGIYVSEVTWWPARPLWFMLWSGVFERHPGLKFGVAESGCWWLPNLLWFMDRLYLGAHGGKKLSPFEELKRPPHEYLDRQIFVCATNTKRRELAQRYEIGVDNILWGSDFPHPEGTWPDTRAWLRKTFHDIPVAESRRMLGLAAAEVFGFDTAALAPLAQRIGPTPADLGQDADQTSVEASWARSRAVGRHWLTDHDFPVLGADA; from the coding sequence GTGAGCGCTCAGGACCCGTACCTGATCATCTCCTCCGACTGCCACGCCGGACTCCCCACCGAGGAGTACCGGCCCTACCTCGACCGCCGCTTCCACCGCGACTTCGACGACTTCCTCGGCGAGCGCGACGCCCGCCGCGAGGAAGCCACGCGGCTCGGCATCCGCAACGACGCCTTCGCCGCCAAGTGGTTCCAGGACAACGAAGAGGGCCTGCGCGGCGGCTGGGACGCCGCACAGCGCCTCAAGGAGCTCGACGGCGACGGGGTGGCCGCCGAGGTCGTCTTCCCCGACGCGGACGCCGTCGACAGCCGCACCGCCGCGCCCTTCGGCGTCGGCCTCGGCCTCTCCGGCGACCAGGACCCCGAGCTCGGCATGGCGGGCGCCCAGGCCCACAACCGGTGGCTGGCCGACTTCGTGTCCGAGCATCCCGAACGGCACTGCGGCGTGGCCCTGTTGCCCATCACCGGGGACGTCGACCGCGTCGTCGCCGAGATCCACCGCGCCAAGGAGTCGGGGCTCGGCGCTCTGATGATCCCCTCCATGTGGGTCGACAAGGCGCCCTACCACGACCGTCGCTACGACCCCGTGTGGGCGGCGGCGGCCGAGTGCGCGATGCCCGTGGTCACCCACTCCGGAGCGGCGCCCCGCCACGAGTACGGCGACCACCTCGGGATCTACGTCTCCGAAGTGACCTGGTGGCCCGCCCGCCCCCTGTGGTTCATGCTCTGGTCCGGCGTCTTCGAACGCCACCCGGGGCTGAAATTCGGCGTCGCCGAGTCCGGCTGCTGGTGGCTGCCGAACCTCCTGTGGTTCATGGACCGCCTCTACCTGGGCGCGCACGGCGGCAAGAAGCTCTCCCCGTTCGAGGAGCTGAAGCGGCCACCGCACGAGTACCTGGACCGGCAGATCTTCGTCTGCGCCACCAACACCAAGCGGCGCGAACTCGCCCAGCGGTACGAGATCGGCGTCGACAACATCCTGTGGGGCAGCGACTTCCCGCACCCCGAGGGCACCTGGCCCGACACGCGCGCGTGGCTGCGGAAAACCTTCCACGACATCCCCGTGGCGGAGAGCCGCCGCATGCTGGGGCTCGCCGCCGCCGAGGTCTTCGGCTTCGACACGGCGGCACTCGCGCCTCTGGCCCAGCGCATCGGACCGACCCCCGCCGACCTCGGCCAGGACGCCGACCAGACGTCCGTCGAGGCGTCCTGGGCCCGCTCGCGCGCGGTGGGCCGCCACTGGCTGACCGACCACGACTTCCCGGTACTGGGGGCGGACGCATGA
- a CDS encoding SDR family NAD(P)-dependent oxidoreductase: MELRTGRVAVVTGAASGIGLAMARRFAADGLKVVLADVEESALEKAAVSLREDGATVHARVVDVGVREQVFALAEEAYDKFGAVHVLCNNAGVGSGAEGRMWEHDPNDWKWAFEVNVWGVFHGIQAFVPRMIAGGEPGHVVNTSSGDGGIAPLPTASVYAVTKAAVVTMTESLYAHLKAEHARVGASVLFPGPHMLRTGLWESHRNRPDRYAKSRPRRTPYRSLDQWETAMKEAGQEIAFTPVEEVADFVADGITAGRFWLLPASEHSDRQIKARSRSMLDRADPAYLENFILD; the protein is encoded by the coding sequence ATGGAGCTGCGCACGGGCCGGGTCGCGGTCGTCACGGGCGCGGCGAGCGGCATCGGGCTCGCCATGGCGCGCCGGTTCGCGGCGGACGGCCTGAAAGTGGTCCTCGCGGACGTCGAGGAGAGCGCCTTGGAGAAGGCGGCCGTCTCCCTGCGGGAGGACGGCGCGACGGTGCACGCGCGCGTGGTGGACGTCGGAGTGCGCGAGCAGGTCTTCGCCCTCGCCGAGGAGGCGTACGACAAGTTCGGCGCCGTCCATGTGCTGTGCAACAACGCGGGGGTCGGGTCGGGCGCCGAGGGGCGCATGTGGGAGCACGACCCGAACGACTGGAAGTGGGCTTTCGAGGTCAACGTCTGGGGCGTCTTCCACGGCATCCAGGCCTTCGTGCCCCGCATGATCGCGGGCGGCGAGCCGGGACACGTCGTCAACACCTCGTCCGGCGACGGCGGTATCGCGCCGCTGCCCACCGCCTCCGTGTACGCGGTCACCAAGGCCGCCGTCGTCACGATGACCGAGTCGCTGTACGCCCACCTGAAGGCGGAGCACGCGCGCGTGGGCGCCTCCGTGCTCTTCCCGGGCCCCCACATGCTCCGCACCGGCCTGTGGGAGTCACACCGCAACCGGCCCGATCGGTACGCCAAGTCCCGCCCCCGCAGGACGCCTTACCGCAGCCTCGACCAGTGGGAGACCGCCATGAAGGAGGCGGGCCAGGAGATCGCGTTCACACCGGTCGAGGAGGTCGCGGACTTCGTGGCCGACGGCATCACGGCAGGACGCTTCTGGCTGCTCCCGGCGAGCGAGCACAGCGACCGGCAGATCAAGGCGAGGTCGCGCTCCATGCTCGACCGCGCCGACCCGGCGTACCTGGAGAACTTCATCCTCGACTGA
- a CDS encoding lysoplasmalogenase, with amino-acid sequence MTRWPAPRTVLCAFGVAALGDLLVLLADFGPGHAVCKPLLMPLLAAYVALRNGPRPLIAALLFGWGGDTFLLFDAEPAFLAGMGSFAAGHVCYLVLFKRYGVRAPRARGAGLVAAYAVALIGTVALLWPDLPADMRGPVAGYSLLLTAMAFGATRLGPAAAAGGALFLLSDTLIATGVADWPQLPRPDFAIMLTYIAAQFLLAQGVLAAHQRIGTGTAVSSAESTTTTPSATTSPRAGT; translated from the coding sequence GTGACGCGGTGGCCCGCGCCGCGCACGGTGCTCTGCGCCTTCGGTGTCGCCGCGCTCGGTGACCTCCTCGTGCTCCTCGCGGACTTCGGTCCTGGCCACGCCGTCTGCAAGCCGCTGCTCATGCCGCTCCTCGCGGCGTACGTCGCCCTGCGGAACGGACCCCGGCCGCTGATCGCCGCCCTGCTCTTCGGGTGGGGCGGCGACACCTTCCTGCTCTTCGACGCGGAGCCCGCCTTCCTCGCGGGGATGGGCTCCTTCGCCGCCGGGCACGTCTGCTACCTCGTGCTCTTCAAGAGGTACGGGGTACGGGCGCCCCGCGCGCGTGGGGCGGGGCTTGTGGCCGCGTACGCAGTCGCGCTCATCGGCACCGTGGCGCTGCTCTGGCCCGATCTGCCGGCCGACATGCGCGGGCCCGTCGCGGGCTACAGCCTGTTGCTCACCGCCATGGCGTTCGGCGCCACCAGGCTCGGTCCCGCGGCGGCCGCGGGAGGGGCACTCTTCCTGCTCTCGGACACCCTGATCGCGACCGGTGTCGCCGACTGGCCCCAGCTGCCCCGGCCCGACTTCGCGATCATGCTCACCTACATAGCGGCCCAGTTCCTGCTGGCCCAAGGGGTGCTGGCCGCTCACCAGCGAATCGGCACCGGCACCGCGGTCAGCAGCGCCGAAAGCACCACGACGACGCCCAGCGCGACCACCTCCCCGCGCGCGGGAACGTAG
- a CDS encoding amidohydrolase family protein, with protein MTASRTTEDRYTVISADCHAGADLLDYRPYLESRHHDAFDAWAATYVNPYEDLLADTADRNWNSDRRVAELEADGIVAEVVFPNTIPPFFPSASLMAPAPTREEFEQRWAGLRAHNRWLADFCAAAPGRRAGVFQILLNDVDLAVEEIHRSVEAGLTGGLMLPGTPPGSGLPELYSSAYDPIWAACAELGVPVNHHAGSASPPLGEEPAARAVFMVETTWFSHRALWHLAFGGAFRRHPDLKLVLTEQGSGWIPGVLDMLDYYHGRLVAAARRAGGTETTETAESKFGAGLADAMGKGPSEVWRDNCFVGASFMRPHEAALRDRIGLDKIMWGSDYPHDEGTYPYSREGLRVAYAGLPREEIAAMVGGNAARVYGFDLERLDEIAARVGPTVGELDEPLKEPPADATSPVFATGGSVRVW; from the coding sequence ATGACCGCATCACGGACGACCGAGGACCGCTACACCGTCATCTCCGCGGACTGCCACGCGGGCGCCGATCTCCTCGACTACCGGCCGTACTTGGAGTCGCGCCATCACGACGCGTTCGACGCCTGGGCGGCCACCTACGTCAACCCGTACGAGGACCTCCTCGCCGACACGGCCGACCGCAACTGGAACTCCGACCGCCGGGTCGCCGAGCTCGAGGCGGACGGCATCGTCGCCGAGGTCGTCTTCCCCAACACCATCCCGCCGTTCTTCCCCTCGGCGTCCCTCATGGCACCGGCGCCGACCCGCGAGGAGTTCGAACAGCGCTGGGCCGGTCTGCGCGCCCACAACCGCTGGCTCGCGGACTTCTGCGCCGCCGCACCGGGCCGCAGGGCGGGCGTCTTCCAGATCCTCCTCAACGACGTCGACCTGGCGGTGGAGGAGATCCACCGCTCCGTGGAGGCGGGCCTGACAGGCGGCCTCATGCTCCCCGGCACCCCACCCGGCTCAGGCCTTCCCGAGCTCTACTCATCGGCGTACGACCCGATCTGGGCCGCCTGCGCCGAGCTGGGCGTGCCCGTCAACCATCACGCGGGCTCGGCCTCGCCGCCGCTCGGCGAGGAACCGGCCGCCCGCGCGGTGTTCATGGTCGAGACGACGTGGTTCTCCCACCGCGCGCTGTGGCACCTCGCCTTCGGCGGGGCCTTCCGCCGCCACCCGGACCTCAAACTGGTCCTCACCGAACAGGGCTCGGGGTGGATCCCCGGCGTCCTCGACATGCTGGACTACTACCACGGGCGCCTGGTCGCCGCGGCGCGCCGGGCGGGCGGCACGGAGACGACCGAGACCGCCGAGTCGAAGTTCGGCGCGGGCCTCGCCGACGCGATGGGCAAGGGACCCTCCGAAGTGTGGCGCGACAACTGCTTCGTGGGCGCGAGCTTCATGCGCCCCCACGAGGCGGCCCTGCGTGACCGCATCGGCCTCGACAAGATCATGTGGGGCAGCGACTATCCGCACGACGAGGGAACGTACCCCTACTCGCGCGAAGGCCTGCGCGTCGCCTACGCCGGCCTCCCCAGGGAGGAGATCGCCGCCATGGTCGGCGGCAACGCGGCCCGCGTCTACGGCTTCGACCTCGAACGGCTCGACGAGATCGCCGCGCGCGTGGGACCGACGGTTGGAGAACTGGACGAACCCCTGAAGGAGCCGCCCGCCGACGCGACGAGTCCGGTGTTCGCGACGGGAGGGTCGGTACGGGTCTGGTGA